The proteins below come from a single Candidatus Kirkpatrickella diaphorinae genomic window:
- a CDS encoding type I restriction endonuclease subunit R, with amino-acid sequence MSAAMPTGQAERDLEKAFLAKLESLKYGYRPDIRDRVSLESNFRTKFEALNRVSLTDAEFQRLLDEIVTPDVYMAARILRERNSFTRDDGTPLNYTLVNTKDWCKNSFEVVNQLRINTDNSHHRYDVILLINGVPVVQIELKTIGISPRRAMEQIVEYKNDPGNGYTKTVLCFLQLFIVSNRDRTIYFANNNARHFAFNVEERFLPVYEFADLNNKKIVHLDSFAETFLVKCNLGQTISRYMVLVAGEQKLLMMRPYQIYAVKAIVDSIAQNCGNGYIWHTTGSGKTLTSFKASTLLKDNPDIEKCLFVVDRKDLDRQTREEFNKFQEGCVEENTDTASLVRRLLSEDYTDKVIVCTIQKLGLALSGNSKRNKQQKKDGRKSFKEQLEPLRDKRIAFIFDECHRSQFGENHKAITEFFPRAQLFGFTGTPIFDQNAAQQRIEDTQASMKTTEDLFHKRLHTYTITHAIEDGNVLRFHIDYFKPQGKRLPKPGEPLAKRAVVEAILSKHDAATAQRRFNALLATSSINDAIEYHGLFKIMQAKKQATDPSFEPLNIACIFSPPAEGDPDVKQIQEDLPTEKEDNAIEPEKKKEALKAILADYNANYGTNHKIGEFDQYYQDVQKRIKDQQWPEADLRKAYPDVPRHKIDITIVVDMLLTGFDSKFLNTLYVDKNLKHHGLIQAFSRTNRVLNATKPYGNILDFRQQEGAVDAAIALFSGEAAAEKAREIWLVDKAPVVIKKLETAVQKLDTFMKSQGLDCAPEAVPNLKGDAARAAFIEHFKAVQRLKTQLDQYTDLTPENSATIDQILPRDNLIGFRGAYLETAQRLRSQQSKGTGKPTPDADQLDFEFVLFASTVIDYDYIMGLIARYSEATPGKQMMSREELIGLMQSDAKFMDEREDIAAYINTLKSGEGLSEKAIRDGYSRFKAEKIAAELMDIAGKHGLATEALRGFVDIILQRMIFDGEALTDLMEPLELNWKARQVKELDLMADLLPLLLRLTSGREILGLSAYEQ; translated from the coding sequence GTGAGCGCTGCGATGCCAACGGGTCAGGCCGAACGCGATCTTGAAAAGGCCTTTCTAGCTAAATTGGAGAGCCTCAAATACGGATATCGACCTGATATCCGTGATCGCGTTTCTTTAGAGTCAAACTTTAGGACAAAGTTTGAGGCGCTGAATCGGGTGAGCCTAACCGATGCAGAATTTCAACGCCTGCTAGACGAAATTGTTACGCCGGATGTCTACATGGCCGCGCGCATCCTTCGAGAGCGAAACAGCTTCACCCGCGATGATGGAACGCCGCTGAACTACACGCTCGTCAACACTAAGGACTGGTGCAAGAATTCCTTTGAAGTAGTCAATCAGCTTCGTATCAACACAGACAACAGCCACCATCGCTATGACGTCATTCTTCTGATCAACGGGGTGCCCGTTGTTCAAATTGAACTCAAGACCATCGGTATCAGCCCACGTCGTGCCATGGAACAGATCGTCGAATATAAGAACGACCCCGGGAACGGATATACCAAGACGGTCTTATGCTTTCTTCAGCTTTTCATCGTCAGCAATCGCGATCGGACGATTTATTTTGCAAATAATAATGCGCGCCACTTCGCCTTCAATGTAGAGGAACGATTCCTGCCGGTCTACGAGTTTGCCGATCTAAACAACAAAAAGATTGTCCATCTTGATAGCTTCGCTGAGACCTTCCTCGTTAAATGTAACCTCGGTCAGACGATTAGCCGCTACATGGTTCTGGTGGCAGGAGAGCAGAAGCTTCTGATGATGCGGCCGTATCAGATTTACGCGGTCAAAGCGATTGTCGATTCCATCGCTCAGAATTGCGGCAACGGTTACATCTGGCACACGACGGGAAGCGGCAAGACGCTTACCTCCTTCAAGGCATCGACCTTGCTCAAGGATAATCCAGATATCGAAAAATGTCTCTTCGTCGTGGACCGCAAAGACCTCGATCGGCAAACTCGCGAGGAGTTCAATAAGTTTCAAGAAGGTTGCGTGGAGGAAAACACAGACACCGCCTCCCTCGTCCGACGCCTTCTATCTGAAGATTATACCGACAAGGTCATCGTCTGCACGATTCAAAAGCTCGGCCTTGCACTGAGCGGGAATAGCAAGCGCAACAAGCAGCAGAAAAAGGACGGCAGGAAGAGCTTCAAGGAACAGCTTGAACCCCTGCGCGACAAGCGCATTGCGTTTATCTTCGATGAATGCCACCGCTCACAGTTTGGCGAGAACCACAAAGCTATCACGGAATTCTTCCCGCGCGCCCAACTCTTCGGCTTTACTGGGACGCCCATTTTTGATCAGAACGCTGCGCAGCAGAGGATTGAAGATACACAAGCGAGTATGAAAACGACGGAAGACCTCTTCCATAAGCGTCTTCACACCTACACCATCACCCACGCGATTGAAGATGGAAACGTCCTTCGGTTCCACATCGACTACTTTAAACCGCAGGGTAAGCGCCTGCCCAAGCCAGGCGAACCGTTGGCCAAGCGGGCGGTTGTTGAGGCGATCCTATCCAAGCATGATGCGGCCACCGCTCAGCGCCGGTTCAATGCCCTGCTCGCCACATCGTCGATCAATGATGCCATAGAGTATCACGGGCTTTTCAAGATCATGCAGGCTAAGAAGCAAGCTACCGATCCCAGCTTCGAGCCTCTGAACATCGCCTGCATCTTTTCTCCGCCTGCTGAAGGCGATCCTGACGTAAAGCAGATCCAAGAGGATCTGCCGACGGAGAAGGAAGACAACGCGATTGAGCCGGAGAAAAAGAAGGAGGCCCTGAAAGCCATCCTAGCGGACTACAACGCCAATTACGGCACAAACCACAAAATCGGCGAGTTCGACCAGTATTATCAGGACGTGCAGAAGCGCATTAAAGACCAGCAATGGCCCGAAGCTGACCTGCGGAAAGCTTATCCGGATGTGCCGCGCCACAAGATCGACATCACGATTGTCGTCGACATGTTGCTGACAGGTTTCGACTCTAAGTTCCTGAACACGCTTTACGTCGACAAAAACCTCAAGCATCACGGTCTGATCCAAGCCTTCTCGCGTACTAATCGGGTGCTGAATGCCACCAAGCCCTACGGCAATATCCTCGACTTCCGCCAGCAGGAGGGAGCGGTCGATGCCGCTATCGCCCTCTTCTCCGGCGAGGCGGCCGCTGAAAAGGCCCGCGAAATCTGGCTGGTCGACAAGGCACCTGTGGTCATTAAGAAGCTGGAGACCGCCGTTCAGAAGCTCGATACATTCATGAAATCGCAGGGCCTCGATTGTGCCCCCGAGGCAGTGCCCAACCTCAAGGGCGACGCTGCCCGTGCGGCCTTTATCGAGCATTTCAAGGCAGTCCAGCGGCTTAAAACACAGCTTGATCAATATACCGACTTGACCCCCGAAAATTCCGCAACGATCGACCAGATCTTGCCGCGCGATAACTTGATCGGCTTTCGCGGGGCCTATCTGGAAACTGCTCAGCGTTTGCGAAGTCAGCAGAGCAAGGGGACGGGCAAGCCGACGCCCGACGCCGACCAGTTAGATTTCGAGTTTGTCCTCTTTGCTTCAACTGTCATCGACTATGATTATATCATGGGTCTAATCGCCCGCTACTCCGAGGCGACACCCGGCAAACAAATGATGAGCCGGGAAGAACTGATCGGCCTGATGCAGTCCGATGCCAAGTTCATGGATGAGCGCGAGGATATCGCGGCATATATCAACACCCTCAAGTCGGGCGAGGGGCTCAGCGAAAAGGCCATCCGTGATGGCTACAGCCGTTTCAAAGCGGAGAAGATCGCAGCCGAACTGATGGACATTGCGGGCAAGCATGGGCTCGCGACCGAGGCGTTGAGAGGCTTTGTCGACATCATTCTGCAACGCATGATCTTCGATGGCGAGGCGCTGACCGACCTGATGGAACCGCTCGAGCTAAATTGGAAGGCGCGGCAGGTGAAGGAGCTGGACCTGATGGCCGACCTATTGCCGCTTTTGTTGAGGCTTACCAGTGGGCGCGAGATTTTGGGGCTCAGCGCTTATGAGCAGTAA
- a CDS encoding M48 metallopeptidase family protein — protein sequence MTQAKWALPPRVFIWAERMRVTPRAITIRDTRSRWGSCSSKGRIMLCWRLILMPETVRDSIIIHELGHLKHFNHSRDFWDYVDQFDTQRRHHQTWLKKNTAALLAR from the coding sequence ATGACTCAGGCCAAATGGGCACTGCCCCCGCGCGTTTTCATCTGGGCGGAACGCATGCGCGTCACACCCCGCGCCATCACCATCCGCGACACGCGCAGCCGCTGGGGCAGTTGCTCCTCAAAAGGGCGCATCATGCTGTGCTGGCGGCTGATCCTGATGCCGGAGACGGTGCGAGACAGTATCATCATCCATGAATTGGGGCACCTGAAGCACTTTAATCACAGCCGGGATTTCTGGGATTATGTCGACCAGTTTGACACGCAGCGCCGCCATCATCAGACATGGCTGAAAAAGAACACAGCGGCGCTTCTGGCGCGATAA
- a CDS encoding YcgN family cysteine cluster protein, translating into MTNTERFWETKRLSELSPSEWERLCDGCGLCCLHKLRDEDTDTLMFTDVACRLLDLNTCQCASYGERFRKVPDCIALTPKMVHEIDWLPPSCAYRLMDEGKPLPDWHPLLTGNRESVHQAGISGRGRIISERYAGPLERHIVDWPGEDPLRPPASARPRPKKRARKAPRRV; encoded by the coding sequence ATGACGAACACTGAGCGCTTCTGGGAGACCAAACGGCTTTCAGAATTATCCCCTTCCGAATGGGAACGCCTTTGCGATGGTTGCGGCCTGTGCTGTCTGCATAAATTGCGGGATGAGGACACGGATACGCTGATGTTTACCGACGTGGCCTGCCGCCTCCTTGACCTCAATACATGTCAGTGCGCTTCATATGGCGAGCGCTTCCGCAAGGTGCCGGACTGCATCGCCCTGACGCCGAAAATGGTGCATGAGATTGACTGGCTGCCCCCGAGCTGCGCCTATCGCCTGATGGATGAGGGAAAGCCCTTGCCGGACTGGCACCCCCTCCTTACCGGCAACCGGGAGTCGGTGCACCAGGCGGGGATCTCCGGCCGCGGGCGGATCATTAGTGAACGTTATGCCGGCCCGCTGGAGCGCCATATTGTTGACTGGCCGGGGGAGGACCCATTGCGCCCCCCCGCATCCGCGCGACCACGCCCGAAGAAACGGGCGCGCAAAGCGCCGCGACGTGTCTGA
- a CDS encoding extracellular solute-binding protein — MRLPLFLFTCALLAFLPSLGASSVAARTQHGVQCGRGDHHKPCQPVRKARRHKLRHVALPSPSVRKPAFTVQVPPLFNEMPTPMIFSGPYHFIESQSSHHAISSVTADSPPIIIDDAYRIGTDCFNGALRVIAPERPLSARGTSPCSVEVGAVRDVLLWDRQRLGHASLSWGDFWNIARHPGKRALPLSPRLTMEVALLADGVKPHDIYRELATDEGVSRALEKLDQIRPYLTWWRDARDAARIIQDGEALMGLMPTQSILVLRSTTREDLYAFATDNMLAENYVAAVPHDGSTAENNAAIWQLRAAPPHLTIPSDLETASPPLLVIDDGFWLRHGTSLEQRFAQWVESR; from the coding sequence ATGAGATTGCCCCTTTTTCTGTTTACTTGCGCCTTACTCGCCTTCCTGCCCAGCCTCGGCGCGTCATCAGTGGCGGCAAGGACTCAGCATGGCGTGCAATGCGGGCGCGGTGACCATCACAAGCCGTGCCAACCTGTCCGCAAGGCGCGACGTCATAAATTGCGGCATGTTGCCCTGCCGTCACCTTCGGTGAGGAAGCCCGCTTTTACCGTGCAGGTCCCGCCCTTATTCAATGAGATGCCGACGCCGATGATATTTTCCGGACCTTATCATTTCATCGAATCGCAATCGTCCCATCATGCGATATCGTCGGTGACGGCTGATTCCCCGCCAATCATTATCGACGACGCTTATCGGATCGGCACGGATTGTTTCAATGGTGCATTGCGTGTCATCGCGCCGGAGCGTCCGCTTTCAGCCCGTGGCACATCACCTTGCAGTGTCGAAGTCGGCGCGGTGCGTGACGTGCTTCTATGGGACCGTCAGCGCTTGGGACATGCAAGCCTGTCATGGGGTGATTTCTGGAACATTGCGCGCCACCCCGGTAAGCGGGCTCTACCCCTGTCGCCGCGCCTGACAATGGAGGTCGCGCTTCTGGCCGATGGCGTCAAGCCGCACGATATTTATCGTGAACTCGCGACGGATGAGGGTGTCAGCCGGGCGCTGGAGAAACTCGACCAGATCCGGCCTTATCTGACATGGTGGCGCGACGCACGCGATGCCGCGCGCATCATTCAGGATGGTGAAGCTTTGATGGGCCTGATGCCGACACAATCCATCCTCGTTTTGCGCAGCACCACGCGGGAGGACCTATATGCCTTCGCGACGGACAACATGCTCGCTGAAAACTACGTGGCAGCGGTACCGCATGATGGCAGCACGGCGGAGAATAATGCCGCGATCTGGCAGTTGCGGGCCGCACCCCCACATCTGACGATACCGAGCGACCTTGAGACCGCCTCGCCGCCGCTCCTTGTTATTGATGATGGTTTCTGGCTGCGTCACGGCACGTCGCTTGAGCAGCGTTTCGCACAATGGGTGGAGTCACGATGA
- a CDS encoding ABC transporter ATP-binding protein, protein MHDPKQQDAASLALHDICLTSSSGPFSLEVKPYEHLTVLSDNAAIMDRLTDIVMGQIAAPSGRIFISGIDCTHFPPDQRAVGALDGRDGLFSHLSIYDNIAFPLRARREKRAAMTERIGRIGALLGFDPHTHLRPDAVDDEMRFRARLGRLLAYAPDILILNRPFEGLSDDARARCAKSVMMLQRALNLTILHLTRLRDEAFFSSGRIAVLRGGTLQQCADAPTLMDRPASPHVARIFSHANLMTGYVVRNIDDIAEIRLPCGTMVSAQSSEDVEEDHLCTLCVTPEKIALSLTGAQLDEEDQAPLEAIIQDIRHNGDHIHLRCKLSDGTEVDIRRMPMQYSASIQPGQKVYLAWIAGNARAFPYDEPGDG, encoded by the coding sequence ATGCATGACCCGAAGCAGCAGGATGCTGCATCTCTCGCGTTGCACGACATTTGCTTAACTTCGAGTTCAGGCCCATTTTCGCTCGAAGTCAAGCCATATGAGCACCTGACCGTCCTGAGTGACAACGCGGCCATCATGGACCGCCTGACGGACATCGTCATGGGTCAGATTGCGGCGCCTTCCGGCCGGATTTTCATCTCCGGGATCGACTGCACGCATTTTCCCCCGGATCAACGCGCTGTCGGTGCGCTTGACGGGCGGGATGGGCTTTTCAGCCATCTTTCCATCTACGACAATATTGCCTTCCCTCTTCGCGCACGCCGAGAGAAACGAGCCGCGATGACGGAACGCATTGGCAGGATCGGCGCGCTACTTGGGTTTGACCCCCATACGCATCTGCGCCCGGATGCAGTGGATGATGAAATGCGGTTCAGAGCGCGTTTAGGCAGGCTTCTTGCTTATGCCCCCGATATACTGATCCTGAACCGTCCTTTTGAAGGGTTAAGCGACGACGCGCGGGCGCGATGCGCCAAATCGGTCATGATGCTGCAACGCGCCCTCAACCTGACAATCCTGCATTTGACGCGTCTGCGGGACGAGGCTTTTTTCAGCTCCGGGCGGATCGCCGTGCTGCGTGGTGGGACGCTTCAGCAATGTGCGGACGCGCCGACATTGATGGACCGCCCGGCCTCCCCCCATGTTGCGCGCATTTTCAGCCACGCCAACCTTATGACAGGTTACGTTGTCAGGAACATTGATGACATTGCGGAAATCCGCCTCCCCTGCGGCACGATGGTCTCCGCCCAGTCATCGGAAGATGTGGAGGAGGATCATCTCTGCACTTTATGCGTCACACCGGAGAAGATCGCCTTATCCCTGACGGGCGCGCAGCTCGATGAGGAGGATCAGGCCCCTCTGGAGGCCATCATTCAGGACATACGGCATAATGGGGACCATATTCACCTTCGCTGCAAACTCAGTGATGGAACGGAAGTGGACATCCGGCGCATGCCAATGCAATATTCCGCATCCATTCAACCGGGCCAAAAGGTCTATCTTGCATGGATCGCGGGAAATGCACGCGCATTCCCTTATGATGAGCCCGGTGACGGTTAA
- a CDS encoding DUF1656 domain-containing protein, with translation MLAEFNLFGVLIAPIAIYALFAIPLTLMLRFILWRVGAMSWFWHWPLFQIALYICVLCLMVVYV, from the coding sequence ATGCTTGCTGAGTTCAATCTGTTCGGCGTTCTGATCGCGCCCATCGCCATCTACGCACTCTTCGCCATCCCTTTGACTTTAATGCTTCGCTTCATATTATGGCGTGTTGGTGCTATGTCATGGTTCTGGCATTGGCCGCTTTTCCAGATCGCGCTTTATATCTGCGTCCTGTGCCTGATGGTTGTCTATGTCTGA
- a CDS encoding efflux RND transporter periplasmic adaptor subunit, with product MKALIRVALTAFVLICAAMLFYTLWQTYMIAPWTRDGRVRVYVVKAAPEVSGTVVNVPVRDNDYVHKGDPLFVIDPIRFRLALKQAEAELAAAREDLKLRQSDAKRRRGLNGIVSREEQEIYNSNVETQIAAVNAASARVDTARLNLQRSIIYASVDGYVTNLNLRVGDYAVAGQSRIAVIDAHSFWINAYFEETKMWGVHVGDVARVKLMGYRDLLPAHVVSIARGINDQNGQPDGLGLQDVNPIFTWVRLAQRIPVRVQLDSVPDNILLAAGMTCTVTVGEPGRGQRGRLTTWLQNHL from the coding sequence ATGAAAGCGCTGATCCGGGTGGCGTTGACCGCTTTCGTCCTCATCTGCGCGGCGATGCTCTTCTATACTCTGTGGCAGACTTACATGATCGCGCCTTGGACGCGGGATGGGCGGGTGCGTGTCTATGTGGTCAAGGCCGCGCCTGAGGTTTCCGGCACGGTTGTTAATGTGCCGGTCCGGGATAATGATTACGTCCATAAGGGTGACCCTCTTTTCGTCATTGATCCGATCCGGTTCCGACTGGCATTGAAGCAGGCAGAGGCTGAACTTGCTGCGGCACGGGAAGACCTCAAATTAAGGCAGAGCGATGCGAAGCGTCGGCGCGGCCTTAATGGGATCGTCTCGCGGGAAGAGCAGGAAATCTATAATTCGAACGTTGAGACGCAGATTGCCGCAGTCAATGCTGCTTCTGCGCGCGTGGATACGGCCCGCCTCAACCTTCAGCGCTCCATTATTTATGCATCGGTTGACGGTTACGTCACCAATCTCAATCTCCGTGTCGGTGATTACGCGGTGGCCGGTCAATCAAGGATCGCCGTGATTGATGCCCATAGTTTCTGGATCAATGCTTATTTTGAAGAAACGAAAATGTGGGGCGTGCATGTCGGGGATGTCGCGCGTGTCAAGCTGATGGGCTATCGTGACCTGTTACCCGCGCATGTCGTCTCTATCGCCCGGGGCATCAATGATCAGAACGGCCAGCCGGACGGGCTGGGCTTGCAGGATGTCAACCCGATTTTCACCTGGGTGCGCCTGGCGCAACGTATCCCCGTCCGTGTGCAGCTTGACAGCGTCCCGGATAATATCCTCCTCGCTGCCGGTATGACATGCACGGTCACGGTTGGTGAGCCGGGAAGGGGGCAACGCGGGCGTCTGACAACATGGTTACAGAACCATTTATGA
- a CDS encoding efflux transporter outer membrane subunit: MTAHARHFKGLASLILAAAFGLNACTVGPDYKPDKMDLPGRFTEAPHQATPADIAASEAALRNWWASFGDATLTDLVQRAITGNYDLKIADQRIIAERSLRQRVASSWYPQLDINAGGGTNRYSIAIGNWPLRPGNPANHPQASVLTYGATASWELDVFGRIRREVEASDRAIDASIEARRATLMVLLSSVARNYILLRGTQLKLSIVMANVVRAEDALRVTEQLYHEGVSNTLQIAQAQSERDRERAELEPLQLKCEKLIHAISVLLGEMPGDLRARLDIPMETLHHRQSWYLLPRVPTLPATLPSIVVANRPDIRQAEREYAEATAEIGVAVAQIYPQFSIPLTFNPSASAMYQAFQINAMSWSALLMASLPVMHGGRLTAQIAAARARAEASRQAYRKSVLTGFQEVEDAFSSWTHDAQWVTKLHLAAHESAIASDRARRLHAAGLIDFLNVLATQQATLDAQNREADARIANVLDAVDLYVAIGAGWQGNALRDTQLPVSVTKQNALSRAFSR; encoded by the coding sequence ATGACCGCGCACGCACGCCACTTCAAGGGGTTGGCCAGCCTCATTCTGGCGGCGGCTTTCGGGCTGAATGCATGCACGGTCGGCCCCGATTACAAGCCCGATAAAATGGATCTGCCGGGTCGTTTTACCGAGGCCCCCCACCAGGCGACGCCAGCGGACATTGCCGCTAGTGAGGCGGCTTTGCGAAACTGGTGGGCGTCTTTTGGGGATGCCACGCTGACGGATCTGGTGCAGCGGGCCATTACCGGCAATTACGACCTCAAAATCGCCGACCAGCGCATCATCGCTGAGCGCAGCTTGCGGCAACGCGTCGCCTCCTCCTGGTACCCCCAGCTTGACATTAATGCTGGCGGGGGCACGAACCGCTACTCAATCGCGATCGGTAACTGGCCTCTCCGGCCGGGCAATCCAGCCAATCACCCGCAGGCTTCCGTGCTGACTTACGGCGCGACAGCAAGTTGGGAACTTGACGTGTTCGGGCGCATTCGGCGGGAGGTGGAGGCGAGTGACCGCGCCATTGACGCCAGTATTGAAGCGCGCCGGGCGACCCTGATGGTGTTACTTTCCTCCGTCGCGCGAAATTACATCCTCCTACGCGGCACGCAGCTCAAACTTTCCATTGTCATGGCCAATGTCGTCCGCGCGGAGGACGCGCTGCGCGTCACAGAGCAGCTTTACCATGAGGGTGTCAGCAACACGCTGCAAATCGCGCAGGCGCAGAGTGAGCGTGATCGGGAGCGGGCGGAGCTTGAACCCCTTCAGCTCAAATGTGAGAAACTGATCCACGCGATCAGCGTCCTGCTTGGGGAAATGCCCGGGGATTTGCGGGCGCGTCTCGATATCCCGATGGAGACGCTGCATCACAGGCAAAGCTGGTATCTATTGCCGCGCGTCCCGACCTTACCCGCGACGCTTCCGTCAATCGTGGTGGCTAATCGGCCCGATATCCGCCAGGCGGAGCGGGAATATGCTGAGGCCACGGCTGAAATCGGTGTTGCTGTCGCCCAGATATACCCGCAATTTTCGATCCCGCTGACGTTTAATCCCAGCGCTTCAGCCATGTATCAGGCCTTCCAGATCAATGCGATGAGCTGGAGCGCCTTGCTGATGGCGAGCCTGCCCGTGATGCATGGCGGACGACTGACCGCCCAGATCGCCGCGGCGCGGGCGCGGGCGGAAGCCAGTCGTCAGGCCTATCGCAAATCGGTGCTGACGGGATTTCAGGAAGTCGAAGATGCGTTTTCCTCCTGGACGCATGATGCGCAATGGGTGACGAAACTTCATCTTGCAGCCCATGAGAGCGCGATTGCATCCGACCGCGCCCGTCGCCTTCATGCTGCAGGGCTGATTGATTTCCTCAATGTTCTGGCAACGCAGCAGGCAACGCTTGACGCGCAAAATCGGGAGGCGGATGCGCGTATTGCCAATGTGCTGGACGCTGTTGACCTGTATGTCGCCATCGGCGCCGGGTGGCAGGGTAACGCCCTGCGCGACACGCAACTTCCCGTCAGTGTCACAAAGCAGAACGCCTTATCACGCGCTTTCTCGCGTTGA
- a CDS encoding J domain-containing protein encodes MSDLYAALGVARGASDKDVRNAYRKLAKQYHPDHNAGKPEAEERFKKVTAAYNILGDKEKRQRYDRGEIDDDGNERAPFGYGGGGFRGGGPRQGAQGSSFSEEDLGAFFSDMFQGGGSPFGGGFHQAGPHMRRPRRGADRTYTLRISFEDAVLGTSKRITLPEAGTVDVRIPAGIEDGKALRLSGKGAPGTGEGAPSGDALVTIQVAPSTVYTREGRNLTASVPVDLATAILGGKILVPTPQGPVTMKVPPHSDTGSKLRLNGRGVAAHGAHKAGDLLVTLQVKIGQVDPALEEFLRSRSSAEGAA; translated from the coding sequence TTGAGTGACTTATACGCTGCATTAGGCGTGGCCCGAGGGGCGTCGGATAAAGATGTCCGCAATGCCTATCGCAAGCTGGCGAAGCAATATCATCCTGACCATAATGCCGGTAAACCGGAGGCTGAAGAGCGCTTTAAGAAAGTCACTGCCGCCTATAACATCCTGGGCGACAAGGAGAAGCGCCAGCGTTACGACCGTGGCGAAATTGATGATGACGGCAATGAGCGCGCACCTTTCGGCTATGGCGGCGGCGGGTTTCGCGGTGGCGGGCCGCGTCAGGGCGCGCAAGGTTCTTCTTTCTCGGAAGAAGATCTCGGGGCTTTCTTTTCTGACATGTTTCAAGGCGGGGGCAGCCCTTTCGGCGGCGGCTTCCATCAGGCTGGCCCGCACATGCGTCGCCCCAGACGCGGCGCTGACCGCACCTACACATTGCGCATCAGTTTTGAGGACGCTGTTTTAGGCACCTCAAAACGCATTACCCTGCCCGAGGCCGGAACGGTCGATGTGCGCATTCCCGCCGGTATCGAAGATGGCAAAGCCCTGCGCCTGAGCGGCAAAGGCGCGCCCGGGACCGGTGAAGGCGCACCATCCGGTGATGCGCTGGTGACGATTCAGGTGGCGCCGAGCACGGTTTATACGCGCGAGGGCCGAAATCTGACGGCATCCGTGCCTGTCGACCTGGCAACCGCCATCCTTGGCGGGAAGATCCTCGTGCCCACGCCGCAGGGGCCTGTCACCATGAAGGTGCCGCCGCATTCAGACACAGGCTCGAAACTCCGCCTTAATGGTCGCGGCGTGGCGGCGCACGGTGCGCACAAGGCTGGTGATCTGCTCGTGACATTGCAGGTTAAAATCGGCCAGGTTGATCCAGCGCTGGAGGAATTCCTTCGTAGCCGCTCCAGCGCGGAAGGCGCGGCGTGA